Genomic DNA from Theileria equi strain WA chromosome 4 map unlocalized gcontig_1105316255033, whole genome shotgun sequence:
CGCGAGgaacttttattttttggaaTTGCAAAAACACCGTACGAAGTCGTTTCTGTCGACGAATTTAAACCTGAACCGGACTCTGGTGAACCTTATAAAGTAGTACATACCATAGTCTTGGACGGTACAGAATCGTTGAGGGAAGATATGGGACTTCGATTCGTCATGTACTTTACATTTGATAATCAGGAGAATTCGGAATATGTAAATGCCCATGTACCACTGCAAAAATCTTGGATTCATGAAGTTCCCATCAGAATCGTTCGATCATATAATTCACACTCCAGATACTCCCCAATTTGGGGGTACCGATATGATGGGCTTTACCGCATTATAAATGTCTTTTCTGATAACAATCATGAAGGAACCAGAGTATGGGTCTACATATTCTCCGCATGTAACACAAAATTGAGACCTCCACGCCATAAACTCACACACGATAccattttgaaatttaaaATCGTAAAGGAAAGATCACTAAGAGGCATTTTATACAAACACACACTCACACACtacaaaatacaaagaCACATTAACAGTCGACGTGcagatgatataaaacaTGTCGATATTATTTTTAAGGGAAAACGGCTCTTTACCGTTGGAATTCCACACTTTGTAAAAATGAAGAGCAAGGTTCCAATACCAGTAAACCTTGCCGCTATTTATTATTACATTAAACAGGTACGTTTAACgaacaagatgaatatatGGAAAGCACCGCAAGGTGAATGAGTTGTGGGCTAGTTTGCAATTGAAGGGAACAGTTGTAAAATGAGAGAAACTGTAAGGATTCTGTACATACTTGCATGGGATTTCTCCATTGAACCAACGAGGGTAATTTAATGATGGTCATCCTTGTACACTACTCATTTAgcattcatccatactgcccattctgctcacaccagttgagacattggaagaggaagagagagGTACATAGAATGGGTAGGAATGGATGAATGTGAttgaaaatggaggaatatGGATGAGGGTAATATATGGGTGGTACATATTCTGTCGTTGCAGATATTTCTCGGAATGTTAGTAATGGCGTAAAAACTTCATACCgtggaaaaaatggaaattctATAGGCCTCACTAGGATAGATGAACCAGAGATTAGAAAGAGTGATGAAGGTGGTGAAGATAAGGATAAGTTGAGAAACTATAAGTTTTATTATCATGCAATTCCAGAAGATAATGCTTGGTGGTCTGTCTATTATCAGCTCCAAAGGGTTGAGCACAATGGTATTGAACAAACTGGACTGGATGGAAAGGGTTACCTTAGCACTTACAGGGAGGTACGTATAATATACTGGCTGAGTGATGAACACAATTCATTTCCACTGATTATTGGTCTTGGTACACCAAATGTAACCTATTACAAACGACTAGTAAATGTTATCGGTAACGGATGGGAAAGTGCTGGAATAACCCATCCAGCGGATTTGTCAGACTACAATAAAGTATTATGCGAGCTTAATAATGGGCTCAAAAGTATTGTGATAGTCAACCTCAATGCAAAGAATGGACAGAACTACTGTGGTCATCCTTCCGTCAAACAAGGAGAGTCCCCTCCAGAATCCTGTAAAGAGGAGTCGAAATTTCTCACTGTCAGTGTAGAATGTGACAGCCAGCTTCACAAAGGTTTTAATAAGTATACTCATAAGTTTAATGACAATGCTCCCATGAAAATATTGTCTGCTTTACACAGTGGGAATATAGTTTCGTTTGGAAAAAGGGATATTTCTAAACAATACAAAGAGGTTAATGTCTACTACTCTTCGACCGATAGCGGTAGGAATAAACCATTGATCATAGGACTAGCTCATTTTAGTGGAGGGCAATCCgaatattatacatttgaTGGGAAATTAGCCAGGAATCACTCTATTAAGGAACCCAAACTTCTGGATCATCTAGATGAACAAAACTGTATGCGAAACAATATTATTGTAGCAGACCTATCTAAAAAAGGTAGATATTGTTGTGGCATGAGTAAACATAGGAAGATTCAAGTCCACCAGATTATTCGTAACAATGTACCTGCTGGATATACTTCGTATTTACACCTTCCAACAGATTCAGCTATCTTTAGTATTCACAGGTTCAAGAGTGTAGACCATATCCATACCTTTTCAAACCTTTCTGGATGGATTACCGGGATTTATGCCTACTTCTGTAATAATGACCTCAACAAGCCGCTATTGCTATATGTGAACCAAGGATCAGGGTATGGAAAATGGTTTAAGAGGACTTCTGTAGAAAGCAATAACTGGACAGAAGATGATCTGAGTTCCCTGAAAATTCATACACCAACTTTTCATAGCATAAAACAACCTATTAAAGATATACTCCACAACATTTGTAAGGAAGTGGGAATTGTTGGATGTAAACATGCTCCTGAAGTATCTACTGAATCAACCACTGCTTCTCCTGTAGGTTCTGTTAGTAATTCTAGTGATAGCGGTTCTGGAAGTAGTCATGGAGGAGGTGGGGGCTCTGCTAGTATCACTCCTAATTCATCATCGGTCCAACAAAACACTGACACTGGTCAATATGGAGATGCTAGAGAACAAGGCTCTGCTGTTGGTCATACTCCACCTGGTAAATCTGGTCCTACAGGACCTGCTGGTGAAGAAGGCTCTAGTAGTTCTAGTGGTAGTGGTACTTCTGGATCTGATAGAGGTGCTGGAGTAGGCTCTGAAAGAACTTCTGCTACAGGACAAGGAAAGGACAAGACGTTTCTTCAGAAAGCACTTGCCTTTTTTCAAACAACACCAGGCATAATTACTGTA
This window encodes:
- a CDS encoding hypothetical protein (encoded by transcript BEWA_013710A), whose amino-acid sequence is MGGTYSVVADISRNVSNGVKTSYRGKNGNSIGLTRIDEPEIRKSDEGGEDKDKLRNYKFYYHAIPEDNAWWSVYYQLQRVEHNGIEQTGLDGKGYLSTYREVRIIYWLSDEHNSFPLIIGLGTPNVTYYKRLVNVIGNGWESAGITHPADLSDYNKVLCELNNGLKSIVIVNLNAKNGQNYCGHPSVKQGESPPESCKEESKFLTVSVECDSQLHKGFNKYTHKFNDNAPMKILSALHSGNIVSFGKRDISKQYKEVNVYYSSTDSGRNKPLIIGLAHFSGGQSEYYTFDGKLARNHSIKEPKLLDHLDEQNCMRNNIIVADLSKKGRYCCGMSKHRKIQVHQIIRNNVPAGYTSYLHLPTDSAIFSIHRFKSVDHIHTFSNLSGWITGIYAYFCNNDLNKPLLLYVNQGSGYGKWFKRTSVESNNWTEDDLSSLKIHTPTFHSIKQPIKDILHNICKEVGIVGCKHAPEVSTESTTASPVGSVSNSSDSGSGSSHGGGGGSASITPNSSSVQQNTDTGQYGDAREQGSAVGHTPPGKSGPTGPAGEEGSSSSSGSGTSGSDRGAGVGSERTSATGQGKDKTFLQKALAFFQTTPGIITVSVTPSIGGLIGVTIWKGPALLARLITRL